The DNA sequence GGTGTTTTTATataaatgctctctctctctctctctctctctctctctctctctctctatcgatatatatatatatatatatatatatagagagagagagagagagagagcatttatATAAAAACACTGTGTGAAAATTAACAGATCCACTAATCACACTGAATGGGGCTCTGAATGGAGTTCTAATAGAGATGTCATCCCACATGAAGTTTAGGCTGTGCTGTCTTAGCATGCAgccgaggggtgtgtgtgtgatatggATAATCTCAATGTTGAAAAAGAATTTCTATTTGAGGCATTTCATATATCGTTAATCTGCACGAGGCAAAAAAATGTATATTAAATTTCATATTGTATATATGCAATGATAAAAAAGGATCATGACATATAGATTTTGGCCTTGTTCGTACTGTGCAACCCTTTCACAGTAGGTTATATTACTTCTTTTTTTGTTTGATTTATTACACCATAAGAGATTAGCTCAATAAGGTATAATATTCCCTTGGATCCTTATTAAGGATAAATGATATTATGCTCTGTAGGAGAATCACACCTCTAGTTTCttaaaaaggaaaacatttcAATATTTTAAAGCCTGCTCAAGCTATAGGAGATGCTAAATTGGATGACCTCTAAATCAGTGCTAATGAGCATAGCTTCATCCACTGAAACggaaaactgaacacaaaaccTGTGCTCATTTCTAAATGCACAGactcaaagtttttttttaaatgaaattctACTAAATAGCTTTAACCTTACTTTATACACATGTACACATTTTCTACAAGACTGCTTCCCACCTAATTGTGCAGGAGCCAGAATTTGCCCATGGTTTGAATGAAAACATGTGGGGGGCAAAGAGCCACTGGAAAGGCCCACTGGACACAGCCATTGGTCTGTAGCTGAGAAAAAGCCAGTCTTCTCCCCCCAGTGTGACAAGAGCTCCTACCTGTACCCTTTGTAGAGGCTTGCATTTGGCATGGGGTTCTGGGAGCTGGGGCTGGGTTGGAGAATGACAGTGAGGCTGAAGGTGGCTGTTGCAGTTCAGTGGATGAGTCAGTGATTATTTACTTCAGCAGGGAGTCAGCTACTGAGTGGTGTCTGTAGGAGCAACCTGCCAACCACAGATGCTTTTGTCAGTGTTGCTAGGCACCTCACCAGGTACTGTGGTGCTTGAGGAGAGCAAGTCTTCATCAGTGACATCAGGCTGCTTGCTCCCATTCTTTTTTGGGGAGCAGATTTGAAGCTAGCAGGGGGAGATTTCATCACGTTGGACTGTATGGGGCAGTTGCTTTCACCCCCACCCTCCCTTTTCACTTCCTCCTAATTGGCCTTAGAGGAGTTTTTGAACTGGCTTCTCCTCCCCACTCTTGGATTTACTGTTCTGGAGGTGGGGAATTTGGGCCCTTACATTCCATTTTCCCTCTTTGAATTTATTGCTTTAGGGAGGTTTGGGGAGTTTCGAGGTAGGTGGTAATTGGCAGCAACATTTCTCTTCCCATCTGGCTTGGTCTTTGGTCTTTTGCTTTTGCCTTCTTATCTGGGGACCTAGtaaccctcctccccccccacacacacacattttgcaaGAGTGGGGGGGTGTTTTACATTATACTTGGCTAGTATTTAAATAACATGCCCCCTAAGAAGGCCACCCTAAAAAAAACAGTGGTCAAGTCCAGTTCTTCATCAGAGGATAAGGATGCCTTTTCTATTTGAGTTAATTGACAGGATGGAAGCCATGAAGAGGGCAAAGAAAGGGAAGCACTCTGATGCTGGAGCAGGCACTTCTAAGAGGACTAGATTATTGACTAAGATGAAATTGTTGCAGGATCTTTCTGCCAGGTTGGCCAGGATGGATAAGGATGGCAAGGCAGCTGCATTGTCACCAATAGCTAGTGGACATTCAGCTTCAAAGTACTTGGATGGTGTGTCCCAGCGGTTGTTTtccagaaaaataggtggtggagctcatccagggattgttatgcagctgcacctactattcaattgatAAGGatgtagaactctcagaaggaggaggtggaactctcagaaaggttcaggagctgcgctgctgtgagctcccattgaatctgaggcctggtgtgtCCAAGACTAGTGAGTGTAATGAGATCAAAGGGCATGAGGAAGAGCGGATTTCCTTAGATGGACTGTCCTGTACGAGCTTGCCACATCAGACTGAATTAGGTTGGTATGTGGTGGTACAAGGATGGAGTCAGGTAGCTGTGAACATGTGGGCTTCAGAGGCTCAGCCTCCCTTTTGGGGGCAGAACACTGTAGGTCATGTTTGGAGAAGCACTGGGCCTGATATGGGGCAGGAGCGGCTACATGGGGCTACAGCCCAGGTTCTTTTGTGAACCTTAAATCAGTCATACCCTGCTGCCTAACCCTAACCTTCCTTATGCATACATGGAACAGTCACTTCCTTTGAGTGACCACCTCCTGCCTGTTTATGTTGTTATTCCAGGATGGGAAGTGAAGGAAGATGTGAAGGATGACCCTAGGgagcttgaaaaaaaaaattaagcatagGCATGTGGATAAGAACTTTGCTAATTGACTGTCAGCCTACACTATATATATGGGAGTAGTAATGCAAGTGCAGCCAGAGCAAGGCCCAAACTGATTAAATATTGGGACCTTATTAATAGGGCATACAGAGAGTATTCAGGAGCACTATGGCTGCattggttctaggaaaaaagcacaaaggaaaaaagtccaaagaaaaaaccccatggacataaatgctcacaggaaagaAGCCCCcatagaaaaaagcccatactgaaagaagcccccatggaaaaatatgtaaagtaccatagatgtttataattgtggaatagggttgccatggaatagggaacagggttgccaagtccaattcaagaaatatctgggaactttgggggtagagccagaagcaaagttgtgacaagcacaattgaacttcaaagggagttctggccatcacatctaaagggaccatgctccttttaaatgccttccctccataggaaataatgaaggatagggacaccttctttgggggctcatagaattggaccccctagtcgaatccttttgaaccttggatggtattttgaagagagggactggatgctatgctgcaaatttggtgcatctgccacaaaaaaacaggggcccccagagcccaagataccagtggattaattctccattataccttttttttaattaattccaactatgtttattgatttcttccttccagattcttgccagagtcagtcctgcttagcttcttagctCTATGAGGTCTTAACTTCTTCTGCTATTTAGGAAAGAGATGCTaccacagagcaggcagtaatttgctgaaccccaaaaccatacattttgacattcctgaaaagtatagacaactgatacttcacgattctggtgtggaaaaatccagggAGAATTCTAGCTTTAGATGACAGatatcttatgcttgaattaaacaaagataccatctatggagatggcacctttgataaagtgccaaatatgtgtTACCAACTttacacatggcatgccaagaTGGGTAATTCATATctaccatgtatttacattttacttcaaaaaagaTCATGGACACCAGGAGTAGATtagggtaccctatcatcatcaagccacattccaaagtgacagctgccccctcACACacatgcgcacgcacacacaaaaacgaatgccgtatgtttccttatggggagTAACGCAGCAGTCCCCGAGGGGGAAGCTAGGGATCCACCCTCCCCGCAAGGAATGctggctgtttcctaaggggggaaaggaaggtcaGCCACTGATGTAGCATGTTTCATATTGTTTTGGGggaagcgtgttttgcaacacagatgttatttagagaaatgtggagatgcaacagttctaagcagccatagtttggagaggagacatacccaacggataaaatgatggctttaaaactgagcacagctaaccttatacgtgtaacatgtccctttaacatcgggttgcatcaggttgcgtgtcgatacaactcatgctctttaacttgttcattaatgatccagaGTCgtgagtaagcagcaaagtggccaagtttgcagatgacactaaattgttcagggtggtgagaaccagagaggattgcgaggcactccaaaggggtctgttgaggctggatgagtggggcaacaacgtggcagatggggttcatcgtgaccaagtgcaaaaaaatgcacattggggccaagaatccctgctacaaatacaagttgatgggggggggtgaaccggtagagactgaccaagagagagaggtcttgggggtcgtggtagataactcactgaaaaaaatgtcaagacagtgtgcgattgcaataaaaaaggccaacgccatgctgggaattattaggaagaagattgaaaacaaagcagccggtatcataatgccaccctgtataaatcaatggtgcggactcaattggaatactgtgtatagttctggtcactgctcctcaaaaagggtattatagcattggaaaaaaagtgtagaaaagggcaactagaatgattaaaggcttggaacactttccctatgaagaaaggttaaaacgcttgggactctttagctcggagaaacgttgactgcggggcgacatgatagaagtttacaagattatgcatgggatgaagaaaacagagtaaaaggtacttttctccctttttcacaatacaagaactcgtgggcattcaatgaaattgctgatcagtcaggataaaacaaataaaaggaagtacttcttcacccaaagggtgattaagatgtggaattcaccaccacaggaggtggtggcagctacaagaatagcctgctttaagaggggataggccactgtgtgacacagagtgttggactgggtgggccataggctcatttaacatggcttctcttatgctcttatgttctcagtttGTTTTATGGGGGAAAACTGTTGCAAAAacattcatgactagttctgcaacccattctaataacactggcccgttaattattaattgcaaacacctacagtttcttattaacattaaaacccaTCCCTGTCTTCATTGTTGGGGATAAAGACTGCATCTTCTCCATGTAGGGGGAATGAAAATTGCCTCTGTTCTCTGCAACTACACAgggagcttgccagtctccagggctggagaatctagctctggctgtcaaaacaaaacgcacatccttgcaaaaagagttctcacagaatcatgtctggggaaagtgaattcCAAAGTATCCTTTCTCACCTTCTAAGTTGAtcaatcttatatattgctaattgtgagacaaaagtatttaaccccacaaactgtcgtaaaaggtcaactgctcaagggcagtgattttatggtgagaactgtagaaaaaaaaaatatatatatatatatatatatatatatatatatatatatatatatatatatatatatatatatatatatatatatatatcaccctTCTAATCTGAtcaatcttatatattgctaattgtgagacaaactATTTGACCCCTCAAACTatcctaaaaggtcaagtgcttagaccgggtcaagataaacagaggaaattaggttctcatgtgatatattttcagagtcaagttgccatatattttctgagcCCCCCACTcaaacagatataaacagaagcCCAAAGCTAACAATGCAAACAAAAGAATCTTGccaaattacaaaaagatttctgtacattgccctaaacaggaaagccttataattcttattaaggacctccaaatatatccagctcagagaaatccactggcagaattTCTAGAGGCAGCATGTCATAgcggttaaagtgttagactggaatctgggagacccaaatttgaaaccccaactctgctaagaaaccctgcTAGGTGGTAATTTGTCCAAATTACCACCTTCTGGTAATTTCCAAATACCAGAAGGCCAACGTCTACGCCTCTCTTCTTCAGAAATATCTCACACACGTCAGAATGGGTGAGGAAGAGAAAACTAAGCTGGATCTGTATCTCCCGCAAACTAAGTTAACACCCAACGTCGATAaaaaaatgcaactgtttttgaaGAGGTGATAGACAATCTACCATATCGAAACAGGAACAATGCCCGTGTGCTGCTAAAGAAAATGGATCACAACAAAGAAATTGCCTCTTGGGATGAAAGGGGAACTTTTCTTTACAGAGGGGCCCCTGTTGCTGGAAGCCATCTGCTTGACTTGGTCAAGGCTATTACTCAGACTCGCCCTCCCTCTTCTGCCCCCTCACCTAAAGACATGGACGTGCTTATGAGGGCTCTGGCCGAATTCAACGTCCCCTCTTCAGTTGTGGGCACCCCGGCTGCTAGAAAAATGTTGGAAGACCTGAAAAGCCCACAGCCTCCGGCTTTAAAGCGCACACCTGTAATTtcttctaaaaaacaaaaaaaatcacccctcatttcttctaaaagaaaaaaaaaaagacggcCTGCGTGGTTGACTATGGAAGAATACAATTTTTTTGTAAACGCAATTTTTTTGGCTCTGAATATTTTATAAACAAAAGACACACGCTTACTCTATTTTAATATTCCAACAGATTTTTATTAGGGGGACCACAAGAAACACAGATTTGGGTGTGGATGTACTTTTTTTGTAAAGTCCTTGAATTCTTCAGGGTGCTTTTTGCAAAACTCACAACCATCCTGTCAttcagtttgggggtgggagaatACATCTTCACAATCTCGTGAAAGGAGGCACCTTTGCAGCGGTGGTGGAGAAAAAACAGGCTCTGCTGTCCGCATGTGTTAGATGTTGATCCTTGgagacagttcctctggatatGCACCTGGTTAGAATTCTTGTTTAAAAAGTCCATAATGGCGGGCAAAAAGAGGGGGCTAGAGGGCGGGTTGCCGAATGAGTAAAAAAACTCGGAGGTCCCGGGGTCACTGAGATAAATCGCCAGCCAGTGTTCTTCCGGGAGGTACTGGGGATGAGTGTTCACCACTAAAGAGATGGGCCTCTGGGACAGCCTTTCAACAGGTAGCTGATCGCTGGGGAAGACACTCAAGAAGCTTTTTGGGGTGTGAGAATTGTCTAGTAAGACACGTGTTAGCTGGATAGTATCCATGTTACATATAGACAAAGAGAACATTGCGGTTTTGGTTGATCTCGATGACGTTGTCAAATACCCCGTACACGATCAAATTCACTGTTTGGGGGAGTGCGTCTGCAAACGTATTTCAGCTCTCAGGTTCCCCATTTTGATCAGGGAGTAATGGTCTGCACATTCCTAATCGGGAGAGAGGTCAAAGGCAAACAGAGTGTACCCGTTCCAATACTCGTCATGATCTATTAGGAGCGGTCTATCCTGAAGATGCTTCCCCGCCATTTGCACCAAACTCATGTATTCTCTCACGTTGTTCCCCGCGGCAAAGTTGAGCTGGAAGGGTTTGGGGGGGATCTGCTCCCTGTCCACATATAGGGCTGCAAAGTTAATGTTGAAATCTTTAAAGTGGAAAGGGTTTTTGGTGAAGCCGCTGCTGAAAGCATCATTGTACACCAGAGCCACGACCACCATTTTGGGAAGCTGTCCCAAAACAAGTTGTCTTGGTTGCTTACACGGGCTCCTGCTACTTGCAGGCTGACACGGTCCACAGGGTATTTTGCTGTGGAGATCATCAGTGCTTCAGCATGGGCCAGTCGGGCACCCGGGGACACCCTCACTTTTTTCACAAAGAGGAAGGCTGAATCCATCTGGAGCTTAAAACGTGTCCTGTCTCCCACACCGCTCATCAAGCAGAAGGTGTCCCTGCTGCGGGTTAGTTTGATTTTCACATCCACTCCATTTAGTAGCGGTTTTTCTTGAAAAAATATGTCTGCGTGGAGATGCCCTAAAAGGTCTATAGCCCTGCTCTTGGCCATTAGTTCTGCTCTCTTGGCAAACCCCTTGCTGACGGGGTTTGTCAGGATGGTGGATTTGAGCTGGCCAGCCATATCCTTATAAAAACCACCCACTGAAAATTGTGTGGCTAGGGTTTCCCTGCTGTAATTGAGCAGAGTTTCAATCATTGCCCTATAGGGGTAGCAATTATTGCTCTGGCTGATCAGCTGATCTCCGACGGTCACATCCAGCTGACTGAATATGGATGCTATCGGGTAGTTCACCAGTGCCACTCTAGCGTCAGCAGGGAGGACTGTGCCATCTTCTCGAGTAATTTTGCTTTTCATGTAGAGGAGTGTATTGTTTATATCGATGTAATCTTCCCCATTACCAGCTATGTAGAAGTCTAGAGGCGCAGATCCTGTAAGGGCTGATAGGGGTGGGACTTCGATATACAGGCTTTTCTCGATGCAAGTTTGTGTCAGGGCTATCTGGAACAGTTCAAGCTCTGACTTCACACACTCTTCTGAGCCGCAGTGGATGAATGCCATGGCACGCTTATAAAACGTCTTTGAGTCCCCCGTGaggagtcctcttcttcttcctctttcctcccctcttcctcagggCCTTCTGCTTCTTGGGGCCCCCGCGGCTTCTTTTAACGGGTCCTGGGGAGCCCCTATGTGTAGTAGACCGTTTTCTTTTAAGTCCACCCCTTCTTTTAAGATACAGAAATCTCGATCCCTCCTGGGGGTCAAGTTTATTCATAACTTGATGTGTCACATGGCCCACGACATCTTGAGCAATATTGCGAGCTGCAGTTTTCAAGTGCGGCTTGACAATGTccgccccttttttaaaaaagcggtACGACCATTCGGAAAAGCCTCCGAAAAATCCCTCCAACTCCTGACCCATACATAACGGGTGCACCATGAAATCCAGGGAGAGCGTAACCGGCCTGTGAATGGTAATAGCCCCTAAACAGCGCTGGGTCCCCATAGTCTTTCACAATCACCATTTTTCCCGCGGTTATAAGTGCAACCTTACAATGACCTTGCCGTAACGGAATGACATGGGTTGATTCTGATCCATCTTTATTTCTACGCGGATCGTTTCGATATGCTGTTTGTTGACGGGGACGTAGTGGGGCTCATCATAGATGACTGTGACAAAATCGTGAGTTTTCCCTCTTATCGGAACACAGCACAGAAGGGGCACGTCTGTGTCCCCTACCAGCTGGTGTTCTATGATATCGGTATATAGGTACAGAGAATTAAACCTTTGGTAATATCCGTTGCATGTTAAATGTTTTTGAATGCCGTGTTAGGGGGAGGCCCCGTCAGCAGCGCTAATTCATCACCCATGATGAAGTGTGTAACGCTCGAACCGACAAATCTAGTTTTCCCTGTTGTTTGGTCATAAAGAAAATGCACATCGGGCAGTGTGTCGGCGTGTTTCTGTATAGCCGTCTGCATGGCATCTAATATATGGCGAACGTCTTCATAATAGCCCTGCTTCACCTGGAATTCGTTTTTAGTAGTCTCGGTACAGATTTGGAACATCTGTGGCTTACTGATCATGTACCAGGTGCAGGGGTACTGAATTTCCACCAATCCCACTTCCCACTCCCCCCTCAAATCCAGAGGCTTAAACAAGCACACCGTGAAACCTGAACTGGTGTTTTCAGGAAATAGGTTCTTAGAAGCGTTGCTGGGGACCATGATGTAAAAACCGTCATCTTCCATCCTGTTCAACAATGTCTTCAGCTGGGACCCAGCTGTTAAATTTgggtggccaccccctccacttcactaagatctgcttctgtttcttgtttgtccaGGTTTTTATACTTTTCTCTATCTTGTATGTTCTGTCTTTCCAACGAGTCACTTTCTGCAACTCCTCCATGTAAAACCCTCCTAGGATTGGTTCACCATCAAAATCTACCAGGTGGTACACGGGCCTctcaccccttccccccacctcttcTATAATAAAAACTTCTGTGAAATTCTGTTCATAACCCTTCTCAAATGTCTCCTTTGTTCTAGAGACCCTCACACAGTCCCTTTTTCTAAACAGaacttgtctttcttttttgggaGACCACAGGACTGCACCATACACGCGCCTCCACACTGTAAGCGCGTTAGAGGGTTTGACATCTACAGGCCACATCTGAATAGTTCTATGGTGACTATGGTTATAACTTTTGACTAGGTCTTGTAACAAAATACACTGTGTAAATTACCGGACAAGTACTtaacttttgctttatattagatCTATACTCTGCTTGGTATGTTTCATAATATGATGGCTTGTGGGTAGATTttatgtttgttagtgttatagttgatgtttgttaatttgtatctttgttaatatttaattaaaaaatttttttaaactaaacTTAAAAGTGTTATTGTGTGTAAAATATCTCCACATCCTGGTCTTTAAAGTTCTATTAAACCTCTCCACTACGGCCGCCTTCACCTCATTGTTGGTGACAAAATGGCGAACTCCGTGTTGCTTTAACAGAGCACCCACTTTTTAATTGAGAAACTCCTTGCCCCTGTCTGTTTGCAGCTTCtgagggaccctccctgatcctttgaaaatgcttttaaaagcagttgCAACCTCGGCCCCACCCTTGTCTTTCAGAGGCACCACCCACATGTATTTAGACAAGATGTCTATCACTGTCAGAATATATTTATAGCCCCTGTTGTAATTGAAATATTGTTGCATATCTACCAAATCCGCCTGCCACTGCTCGTCAACATTCCCCACGATTACCTTGTTCCTTTTAAAATTGCACTTCATAACTCAGGAGTTCCCTTGCCTTTTTCACGGCTTCAGGCACCATGTCTGCTCCAGAATCTCTAGAGGTATCCACCATGTCCGCTCCAGAATCACTGTTAGTACCGTGCTcagcatctgctagggaatcttcctcatcaTCCTTCTTTACAGGTTGAACTTTATATACAATCATGTTATATACGGTCATGCATTCCCAGCAGCAACTTGGTTCTGGCTTCACAGGGACGACATCTGCCACCTCCAAATATGGGTAAGTTTTCCCCACCTTGTCAGAAAAAAAAGTGTCTAAGTCTTTCTATTTCCCTTCTAGACatctgcatcccccccccttttaaaataaaaaaaacttacACCCGGATATAAATCTCGCACGCAGGGAGGTTGTgggcatttcattttctttctcacccAGCTTTGTTCTTGATACCATGCTATTTCTTCACAATAACCACAACATGAAGGAGTCATTTTCTCATGTGCAACTTCCACAATTTGTATAAACTGTTCCCACTCCACATCATCATATTCGTTCTGCAAGAGAAAAACAGCTATGTTTATTCTGCCCCTCACACCACCCTGGATCTCTCCCACGTTCCACCGCTGCTTACCATCTCTAGGTAATATTCGGCACACACtatactttcttcttcttcctccaccccctGTTCCTCATCCTGTCCAGTCTTCTTGTGTGTCGCGTTTTTCACACAACTACTCTCTTGACAATATGTTATTGTACTACAGAATTTACAACAGTTTGTTCTCACTCTACTATGTGCCAATTCCAGAATTTGATCAATCAGTCTCCAATACATTCCTTCATCCTCCATCTGCAAGAGAAAAAACACAATTCTAATAATTTCCTGACCCCAGCCCCCCAACAACAGCATCTCCGTTTCCTTCATGCTACTT is a window from the Heteronotia binoei isolate CCM8104 ecotype False Entrance Well chromosome 2, APGP_CSIRO_Hbin_v1, whole genome shotgun sequence genome containing:
- the LOC132567312 gene encoding uncharacterized protein F54H12.2-like, which codes for MAFIHCGSEECVKSELELFQIALTQTCIEKSLYIEVPPLSALTGSAPLDFYIAGNGEDYIDINNTLLYMKSKITREDGTVLPADARVALVNYPIASIFSQLDVTVGDQLISQSNNCYPYRAMIETLLNYSRETLATQFSVGGFYKDMAGQLKSTILTNPVSKGFAKRAELMAKSRAIDLLGHLHADIFFQEKPLLNGVDVKIKLTRSRDTFCLMSGVGDRTRFKLQMDSAFLFVKKVRVSPGARLAHAEALMISTAKYPVDRVSLQLPKMVVVALVYNDAFSSGFTKNPFHFKDFNINFAALYVDREQIPPKPFQLNFAAGNNVREYMSLVQMAGKHLQDRPLLIDHDEYWNGYTLFAFDLSPD